Below is a genomic region from Vibrio cortegadensis.
GCCACTGAAACTGATATACAAAATCTAGCTATATCTGAAAAACAAGCTGTATCTCAAAAACTAACCATCGGTATCACACTTCAGCCTTATTACAGCTATGTAAAAGCCGTTGTTGGTGACAGAGCAACGATTCTTCCTTTGGTTGATGCAGGGTTCAATCCACATAATTACTTGCCACAACCTAATGACTTGCGCCGACTCGCGCAGATGGATGTCATCGTAATTAATGGTATCGGACATGATGATTTTGCTCTTAAAGTCATCGATGCTGCCAATCGAACCGATCTTGTGGTGTTGAAAGCAAACCAAGACGTGCCGTTACTGCCTGCGATGGGACAATCTGTCGGTAAAGGTGCGGTAAACCCACATACTTTTGTAGGCCTGTCGACCACCATTCAGAAGGTGTACACCATCGCCAGTGAGCTATCGAAAATCGATCCTGAGAACGCAAGCTTCTATCGTAAAAATGCACGTAAATACGCAAAGATGTTCCGCTTGATGAAGCGCGAAGCAATGTTATCACTTGGAGAGCTTGATACGGCTGGAATGAAAGTGGCCACAACACACAATGCATACGGCTATATCCTACAGGAATTTGGTGTGGATGTTGAAGCAGTGATTGAGCCTGCTCACGGCGTAGAACCGAGTGCTAGCCAGCTACAAGATACGATCGAAAAGATCAAAGCATCCGATATCGATGTGCTTTTCTATGAATTGAATATGCCAAATCGTTTTGTCGATACCATTGAGCAGGCGACTGGGGTTCAACTCTATCGTTTTTCCCATATGACCCATGGGCCGTATGAAGACGACAAAGTCGAAGTCGAAATGAAAAAGAACTTACAAACATTAATTGAAGCGATGAAGTTTGCGGCTGCGAGAGATAAATCATGATGCAGGATCTCAATGCTAAAAAATACCCATCTCAAGGGCCAAAGATTGAACTCAAACAGGTTGGATTAAGTTATGACGATAATGTGATCTTAGAGCAGATTAATTTGTCACTTGATGCAGGAAAGAGTCATGTAATCATGGGCCCGAATGGCGGAGGTAAGACATCTCTATTACGTTCGATTTTGGGTTTTACGCCTTTTAAAGGACACATTGATATCCAGTGGCCAGAGCAAATTGGCAAGATAGGTTACGTGCCACAAAAAGCGATGTTTGAATCAAGTCTGCCATTAACGGTGATGGATTTCATTCTGCTTAATCAAACTCGTTCGCCACTGTTTTGGAAGCGTAACCGAAAGCATACCGCACATGCACTAGAGCAGTTAGATCGCGTTGGAATGGCGGGTCGAGCAGATCGCCGAATGGGGCAGCTTTCCGGTGGAGAACAGCAGCGCGTTTTGTTCGCCCAAGCGTTGCTCGATGATCCGCAATTATTAGTTTTAGATGAACCAACCACAGGGATGGACGAGCAGGGGGTTCGCTACCTAGAGTCTTTGATTCATGAATATGTGGCGGATGGGAAAACCGTGCTTGCAGTACATCATGATGTCTCAGCAGTAAGACGTTTAGAAGCGCAAGTTCATGTGGTGAATCGATACTTGGTCGATAGTGGAAGTTATCAAGAGGTACTGCAACCTGAAAAGATTGAGCGATTGTTTAATCATTACAGCGCCCCTGAAATAGCAATACCTTCAGATGATTCAAAAACGACGAACCAAAAAGAGGTGGCGTAATGGAGTGGTTACGACAACTTGCACAAATGGCTGTTGAAAATGGTTGGCTCAGTAACAGTTTTTCGTATGCATTCATGGTTAATGCAGTGGTTGCTGCATTCTTGTTAGGGCCATTATTAGGTGGTTTGGGCACGTTGGTGATTGCAAAGCGTTTAGCCTTTTTCTCTGAAGCGGTGGGCCATGCGGCTTTAACGGGTATTGCGCTTGGAGTATTGCTTGGAGAGCCCGCCGAAAATCCTATTATAGGTCTGTTTAGTTTTTGTATGATTTTTGCCTTGTTACTTCACTTTGTCCGTAATCGTACCAACGTGCCATATGACACATTAGTCGGCGTCTTTCTTGCCTTAGCTCTGGCTGTGGGTGCCGCTTTATTAATGTATGTCGCAAGGAAGATTAATATACATATGTTAGAGAACGTGCTGTTTGGCTCTATTCTAACCGTGACGGATCAAGACATTATTGTCCTTGCGATATGCTGCTTGGTGATCACTCTACTGCTCATCCCAACCTTTAACCGAATCTTGTTGACCTGCATCAGCCCTGATATTGCAAGAGTGCGTGGTTATAACACGAATTTTTATGACTACTTGTTCGTGATAATGATTACGCTAGTGACGATCGCATCAGTAAAAATTGTTGGAGCGGTATTAGTTGGCGCTCTGCTGCTTATTCCAGGCGCAACGGCTCGTTTACTTACAAAAAGAATGGGGAGCTTTGTTCTATTGTCCGGAGGTTTAGCAACAATCGCTTGCGTTGTCGGTACTGTATTACCAATGGAACTTGAATTGCCTGTCCCTTCTGGAGCATCGATTATTATCGTCTCGGCAAGCTTCTTTTTAAGTGCAACTGTCTACCGAATAGCGAAAAAGGCGTAATGATGAAACGTAAAATGATTGGGGCAATCACTACGAGTTTGGCTCTGATGAGTGCATTACTAAGCCCAAACCTCCTTGCTGCCGATATTCTCACAGCAACTCCCGTTACTTATATGCTTGCAACAGAGTTAACTAAAGATACCAGCATAACCACCACATACTTGCCACCTAAGCGTTATGGGATAGAGAGGCTACCCAATTGGTTCGCTGGGAAAGGGCAAGATCAAGTACTACAGCAGGCGAAACCCGCCAGTGTCGCCATCACTCTTAGTGCTATTTGGCGACAAGAACCATTGTTTAAATTGGCTCGTCAAGGGAACATCCGTCTCGTTGAAATCGATGCATCGCAAGCCATCTCCCCAAGGTCTCAAGGCGTAGCCGCGTTAACCTTGCCCGATGGAGAGGTATCTAAATATTCGTGGTTAAACCCAACTAACTTGAATCGAATGTCCGCAATCGTAAGTGATGACCTCAAACGATTATGGCCAGAAAAAGCGAACCAAATAGAGAAGAATCATCAACAATTTATGTTATCGGTGAGGCACCTTATTAATGCCCAACAAAAGACATTAATTGATTCGGAGATTGATTCAGTTCTTTTACTTTCATCGTCACTCGAAGATTTTGCTTCAGGTAATCAACTGTTTGTCGTCGATCGTTTAACGAAAGCCGAGTTGGAATGGACTAAAGCTGAGGAGCAAATAATAGAGCGCAGCATCAAAGAGGATCCGAACTTATGGATATTAACCTCTTCCAAACCATCAAAAAAACTGCGGAAGTTGGTGCCAGATAACCGTATTTTGCAGATTGATACTGTTGATCGTTGGGGGCGTGCCGGAATTAGCGTCGAAAATCCATTGGAGCGGTGGATGATACCAACCACACATTAGTCACAGGAAATTCTTTGTTTGTGAATGTGACATTATGGTTGTCTAACTTCGATTTAAACGTGAGGTCGCTCTTTTTCAAAGTATTGACTGAATATTTATGAGAGTTAAATCACATTTGATATTGCTCTAACACGATGATTTGAATGATAAATGGTCAAGTTGGCGATGATTTCAGCAAACGATCAAAAACTGTGAATTTATGCTTGCACGGATAGGGAACAGTCGCTATTATCTATCTCGTTCCCAAGGGAAAGCCCGCTTAGCTCAGTTGGTTAGAGTACTTGCATGACATGCAAGGTGTCACTGGTTCGAGTCCAGTAGCGGGCACCAAATTCGACGAAATAGCCCACCTAGTGTGGGCTTTTTTGTGCCTGTAATTCCTTGTTTTATCAGATGCTTAGCTAACTGTTGTGGTTTGCTTTGCGGATCAATTTAGTCTCAAACATTGTTTATTTCCAATCAGCTGGTCGAAATTGCGCGATACTCATCACAATTACTAATGCTTTTCTAATACTTAATCGTCATATGCAACCAACCGATATATTATCAAGTCTAATTGATATATGGGTTGGTTTATGTCGATAAATACTTCTTTTTACAACAAAAACGCTGTTCAGCTAGCCACAAAATATGACTCTTTAGCATTTGAAAATGTTCACGGTTCGTGGTCTATGTATTGGCCTTGTAGAGATGCAAAGGTTCTTGATATCGGTGCAGGCTCAGGGCGTGATGCTAGATGGTTTGCAAAGCAAGGTTGCTCGGTTATAGCCGTTGAACCAGCAAGTGAATTTCGTCAATTAGGAACCTCAAACTCCTCTTCTCAAATTCAGTGGTTAGATGATTCATTACCTGCTTTAGCCAACACAAGAAACGTATGTCAGCAATATAATTTGATTTTGGTTTCAGCAGTATGGATGCACTTAAATTCAATGGAACGTGAAGAGTCGCTTGTCGTACTGTCTGAACTTCTTTCTGATAATGGAAAACTGATTATCACATTGCGCCATGGTGGTTTTGATGATGGACGCAATGCTTACAACGTTTCTGTCGAACAGCTAGAGAAATTAAGTATAGTTTCAAGACTGGCTGTATGTCATGTAGCTAAAGGCGCAGATTCTTTGAATAGAAGGAATGTTTCTTGGCAAACCGTGGTGTTAGAACACGCAAGCGCTAATAATGATAAGGGCAGTTGATGGCATTAGAATACTATTTAGAGTGCTTTCAAAACCTGAAAATGAACAGTGCTGGCGGCAAAAAAAGTCCTCATAAAGTGTGTATGCTGCTTGCTGTTATGGACTTGATTCAAGCAGGGCACATAGCAACCAACAAGATCTGTTTGAATCAAATTCTTAAAGATCAGTTCACTCATCATTTTGATAATCTAGCCCAGAGTAAAGATAAAAACACACCCGAAAATCCTTTCTTTCATTTAAGAAGTGAAGGCTTTTGGTATCTTTCTTACCATGACGGTTACGATCAAGCCTCAACCAGTCGCTATTCAGCAAAAGCAGTCTCTTATGCGTATATTGACGATGAACTGTTTAGCTATATGAAAAGTTATATTGTTTCTAATGAGCTAAAAGAGGGACTTGTCTCGAATCTATCGGATTTAGCGACGCTATATCATCAGTGGTTGATTGATATTGGAAAGTCTGAAAAAACAGCGAGTAATTATCTTGGAGCGATAAGAGGTTCGATATCTAATTGGTTGATGGAGGAGGGTGAATTAGAAGTGCCACTCACTGATGTCAATTCATATCGTAAATTTGTCAGTTATGAAGAGAAGGCAAGAAAACTGGAACAGTTTCAAATTCGTGATTCTAGAGGGAAGGGGATGTATAGCGCCGCTTTATCCCACTATCACAAGTTTTTAGCTGATTTATCCCAAGTTGACGTTAATGCAGATATCAAGCAGGTTATGACTGATAAGACTCTGTCTGAAACCGAAAAGACCATCTTGGTTAATACAAGGGTCGGGCAAGGACATTTCAGATCCAAACTGATTCAAATGTGGGGTGGTTGTGCCGTTACAGGCTATCGTAATACTCAGTTGTTATTGGCATCACACATTAAACCTTGGCGAGACTCTAACAACGAGGAACGCTTAGACAGGTTCAACGGTTTATTGCTTCTAGCCAACCTAGATAAAGCCTTTGATCTTGGTTTCATCTCCTTTGATGATCACGGAAAGGTTCTCATCTCTAGTTACTTGGAATCGCCAGATGTGATTGGTTTAAAAGAGGATATGTCGTTCAATATCATGCCAGATCACAAGCCATACCTTAGATATCATCGAGGGGAGCTATTTAAAGGGCTTTAATTAGTTGATTCAATACTTTGTGCTGACTGGCACATAAATCTCGGTCATTAACCTCTATAATTGTGAATAATTAATCAGAAGAGGGAATGCCGATGCTCAATGAAAATCATGCCTTTATTTTAGATTTTCCAGATCTTAAATTAGACATTGTTCAGCTCAATCATGATGACCCTACATTTAAAGCCGACCTACAAAAATACCACCTGTTAGACTACAACATCCGTGAACTTGAAGTTTCCGGTAGCCCAATTGATGACGAAAATATGCATACACTTAAGCTTCAGAGAATGGAGTTGAAAGATTTACTGTATCAGCAACTAACAAAACATCATCAAGAGGCAAAGCAAGAATAACATCGTTTCTGGTTAACTCGATATCAATGAGTTTTAAGCCTTTTTAAAGATATTCGATAGCTTTTGTAGTCACTAATGCCCAGTAGTCATTTACTGGGCATTAATCGTAAATGCTAAGATAAATTTTGCCAATATCTCAACCCTTCCAAAACGCCTTGAGCATGAGTTGCTTGGCTTGTGTATACATTTTCCCTACTGCTAAGGTGAGCCACTTCTTGGTAGTGGTTAGCGACTAAAATAGCATTAATGCCGTCAATTGTGAGCATAGACGTATCATTGGCAGAGTCACCTGCAACACACACTTCTTCAGGCGTTAAATTGTTCTTTTCTAAAAGGTAATGAATGGCTGCGGCTTTTGTAATACCTTTTGGTGTTATATCCAGAAACCATCCATGAGAGTAGGTAAGACTAACATGAATAGCGTTGTCTTTTAATGCGCTCTCAAGTTCAGCGAATTGATGCTCGTTTATCGTCCCTTCTATGGTGATTTTGTAGGGGCTCTGATGTTGCTCACTGCATTGACCTAAAAAATCGAAGTTTTGAATGACAGCTTCAACTTTTGGCTTGTTCCATGTTGATTGGAGCTTATTCTGCCAGGCTAAATCGACATCAAAATTGTGATGAATTTGAGTCCCGATATCACTGATGATGCAATAGGGAGAGAGGTAGTTATCACCTGCTAGTCCCTCTTTTATAGAAGGTAACGTTCTACCTGTGGCGATGACAAAATGCAGATCAGGCTGCTCGCTTAGGTAATTGGAAAGCTGAGTCACACCCATTGATGATCCTCCGTCAAGAGTCCCATCAAAATCACATATCAACATCTTAATCATCGGCTGAATACCACTCTAGAAAACTATAGAAGCGAAAAATCGCACTGTAATTATCTAGATTGGATCAACTCAGTTTTAGAAACAAGCACTTGTGCTGTGAATTACTTCATAATATGACGCAACCTATCTAAATAGCATAAACCGTTGGAAAATCGAGAGTAGGATGCGATTGAACAAATGTCTGGTGACCATAAACGTGTTCAATCATTGTGGGTGTGATCGCCTCCCAAGGTGTTCCGTCAGCTTGAAGCTTGCCACTCTTTAACACAATAACTCGATCTGAATATTGCGCGGCTAAATTTAAGTCATGCATCACTATGATGACCGCAGCCCCCTCATTTGCTAACTGGCGTGCTAAGCGAAGGGTGTTATGTTGGTGGGCAAGATCCAATGCAGAGGTCGGTTCATCAAGCATGATGATCTTACGTGAACTTTGGCTGACTTGCGTTAGCACTCTCGCAAGATGAACTCGCTGTTTTTCACCTCCAGAAAGTGAAGGGTAGAGCCTCTGCGCCAAATGACCAATGCCCGTTTTTTCCATCATGTTTGAAGTTATGGCTTGCAGTTCTTTGTTCGGCAACTCTAAAGGTAAGCCGCCAAGTTCGACAACTTCCTGCGCATTAAAAGCGAAAGATAAAGTGCTATGTTGCGGAAGGACACCTAACTGCTTTGCAAGATTTTGGCTATTCCAACGCTGTTTATGCTGATCAAAATAGTGAATATTGCTATTACTTTCGATCTCGCCACACAGAATTTTTAAGAGTGTGCTTTTTCCTGCACCATTGGGTCCAAGTAAGGTCGTTACTTGCCCACATTGAAGTTCAATATCGACATTATCCAAAATCAATTGGTTGTTTATTTGATAGGAAATATTAGATGCGGAAATCGCGGTTGAATGGGAGTTCATTAAATTTTTCCCCTTTGCGTGAACAGTAAATACAAAAAGAAAGGGGCACCGATGATGGCGGTAACAATCCCTACTGGAAGCTCTGCAGGGCTGACCGCAACTCTTGCAAACATGTCAGCACCAGTCAGTAATAACCCACCGAGTAAGGCCGATAATGGAAGTAAAGTTTTATGGTTTGGACCAGCAAGCATTCGGCCAAGGTGGGGGATAATGAGTCCGATAAATCCGATCATTCCAGATAAACTGACAGTGATCCCAACGCCGACAGCGCTCAGTACGATCATCCGCTTTTTAAGTGACTGAACATTAACACCCAGGTGCTTGGCTTCCGCTTCCCCCAGAAGAAGAGCATTGAGGCCAGATGCATTTCTGATGAATATCGTTAGCAATATCAGAAGGCCAACAGAGGCGAAGATTAAATCAGTCCATTTAGCACCGGCAAGCGATCCCATTGACCACAAAGAGAGGTCGCGCAGCATTTGATCGTCGGCGATAAAGTTTAAATAACCGATACCCGCACCAGAAAGCGCACTGATAGCCACGCCAGCCAATAGCATTACGGTTATCGACGTTCCGAACTTACTGGTACCTAGACGATAGACTATCAATGTCGTTATTGCGCCACCAAGAAAAGCAAAAACTGGCACGGCAGCAAAATCCATCAGCATTGGATATTCTTGAGCTACGGATGAAAACAGCACGATCGCAAGTGCTGCCCCTAATGCCGCCCCGGCAGAAACGCCAATAATCCCCGGCTCCGCTAGTGGGTTACGAAATAGCCCCTGCATGACAACCCCTGATATCGCTAATATTGCTCCGACCAACATGCATAGCAAGGTTCTTGGCAAACGTACTTGGTGAATGATGAGATCAACATGGGCAGGAGTGCCCGATAGCCATGGATTAAGGCTACTGAAGCTATCGAACAATGTAATTGCCATTGGGCCCGTTGCTATAGAACTTAAAGCAATAAACAGAAGCAGAGCCCCGTTTATCCACAACAGTTTTGAATATGAGATGTACTTTAACAACATAGTGATAGCTTATTGGTATAGAAGGGTGTTTAGACGTTCTGCTTCGTCGAGAGTTGCAAGACCTAAGCCGCCGACCAAAGCTGAACCTTTAATTCCGATGACTTGTTTGTGCTGACCTGCTGGAGTCGATGATAAGGTTGGAATTGACTTGATAATATTGTCGATACCTTCGAGTTTTTTGATGCTGCGATTGCTCACTAAAATCACATCTGGTTGCATTAAAAGCATGGCTTCCATTGACACTGGCTTGAACGATGAGATTGAATCGCTTGCCGGGTTTATGCCGCCAGCTAGGCGTATAAGCTCATCCATGGTGGTTTCTTTACCAGCAACATAAGGCGCTCTGCCTTCATGAAGTAATAAATAGATAACTTTTTTCTGTTTGCTATCCTGTGGAATATTGCTATTTAGTTTCGCTACTTTTTGATTAACCGTTGCTTTGATGCTGGCGGCTTTTTGGGTCTGGTTGGTTATTTTTGCAATCTCATCAATGCGATCTAATAAGCCTTGAATGGTAGGCTTGGTGTTCACCACATTGACATTGATGGATGACTGCGCCAATAAATCGAGTGTCGATTGAGGCCCCATTTCATCCGAGCCAATAATGCGCGTCGGCTTTAATGCTAAAAGTCCCTCTGGAGACAGCTGTCGATGATAGCCAATTTTCGGCATGTTTTCGGTTTGAGGCATTTTACTTGTGACATCCACGGCAACCAGCGACTCTTGAGCGTCTAGGGCAAAAATCAGTTCAGTTACAGCGCTGCCTGCACTAATAATTCGCTCCTTCGCAAATGCGGCTGAGGGAGCAGATATGAATGTGAGAGCCAAAACTAAAGAGGCAAGGTTACGGGATGTTTTGAGGTTGTTGAGCATTCTATTTTTCGTCCATTAGAATTTGAGTCGCTTTAATATTATTGTCTTGTAAGAAAGCGAGTAATTTAACCATATGCTGAATTTCAGCGGCTTTGTCTGATGCGATGACGACTTGAAACTTCGGCTTGGTTTTCACTTGTTCAAGCAGTTCCGAAGTGAAGCTTTGCCATGTCAGAAAGGATTTGCCATTCAACCCCCAGTAGGGATCTTCTTGTAATATGTTGATGGTGATGGACTGACTATCAACCTCAGAAACGGACTCGGTATCTGCCGACGGTAGGTTAACTTCCAGAGATTGAAGTTTGACTGTCGCGGTTAGAAGTAGAAAAACCATTACAATGAAAATGATGTCTAAAAGGGGCGTTAAATCGGGCTGCTGTGATTCTGACGCCTCGATGTGAGGACGCTTAATCATGTACTCGCCCCCGAGGGAACCGTCAGGTTGGTTTCATTGGTTAATGGAGTCACGAACACGCCATCAATCCACAAGTTGGTATAATTGAGCGAGTGTTCTAACCGCGCTAAGATTCGATCTGCCCACAGTCCCAATAATTGGGCGCTAGAAATAGCGGGTAACGCGATGATCAGACCAATCGCGGTAGTTCGCATGGCAAGTCCTAATCCGTCGGCGAGAATATTTGGAGTGATAGAGCCTGTGGTTGCGGCAACACTTTTGAACATATCAATGAGACCAAGAACGGTACCTAAAAGGCCGAATAGTGGGCTGATCATGCCTATTAAGCCAAGGATCTTCAGCCCAGAACGTAACTTATAACGTTTTTCTTGCAGCCATAAGCCAGCCACATCTTCACGTAGAGCCTTGTTGATATGACGGTGCGATAAAAGCATCGCGTTTCCCTTCGCAGATAAAGCGCGACGTTTTCTAAGTGAATCAACCAGTGAATCAATGCCAGATCCGTTCGTGGGATCGAGTTGAGATAATGATTTACGGATGGAATTGTGTGAGCAGCCTGAATAAATCAACAACTGAATCGTACGCTCAAGTAAGAGTGCGAGGGTGATGACTGAACAGCACAATAGAGGCAAGGCGACAATGCCGAGCTGCGAATACAAATGTGAAAAGTTGAACATGTTGTTTCCAATACTACTTATTTAAAGAAAATCGAACAGGGATCTGCACTCTGTGTGCAATAGCTTGTCCATCAATAACTTGGGGAGAAAATTGCCAGCCACGGATCGCCTTAAGTGCAGCTTCATCTAGAATTGGGGTCCCTGAAGAGGTCACCAACTGTTGTTTGACCTGTTTTCCGTGCTCGTTAAGCCAAATCTCATATAAAGCCGTTCCTTGAATCCCTTTACGCTGTGCAATACGAGGGTAACGAGGTGCTTTTGGTCGCTTTAGAAAGCTAGGTTTGGTGATTAGCTGCGGCTTTTCTGTTGCGCCAGATTTAGAGGCGACTGGTTTTGCTTCAGTTTGCGGTTCAGTGACTTTTTTCTCAGTCTTGACTGTTTTTTGGTTTGGTTCAGCAGTCTGTTTTTTTGAAACTACCTTCTCAGTTTTAACGACCTTCTGTTCAACGACAGGCTTTTTTGTCGTGGTCTTTTTGGGTGGTAGAGGTTTCTTAGTCTTAACAGATTTGCTTTTATTCAGTTTAGGTTTAGTTGCTTCCGTTTTCACCGATTCAGCTTTAACTGTTTCAGGTGTCTTGGATTGTGGGCTCGGAGTAGATGCAGGGGCGACAGGTCTACTTTGGGATACGAGCTTGATATTAACTTGCGAAGACTGGCTTCCAACAGGCATGGCAAAAGCTTGTTTCTCTGGAGTAGCCCAAATCACAGCGGTATGAATGACAAGTGATATGCTTGCGGCTGTAAGATAACGAAAGTTAAGCACGAAGAGCTCCGTTTAAAATAAATCAATGCTATTGGGATTATTATAAACAGAATAAGAATGAGATCAATTATCAATTGCATTATCATTAAAAAATAATTTATGATAACGACAATGACGAAGCTCTTAGCAGTAAAGAGCGAGACAATTAGATAGAACCTCATGAGCAAACAAATAGATTTAAGCCAATTACCTACGAGTATATTAGGAAAAAGTACGCCTGAACCACTGCTTTTTTCCTTTGATCGAAAATCCTCAGCGCATGCAGGTAGTGGTGCTATCCCCATTAAACCAAATGAGTTTAAACCACGATTTTCAAGCGCATTATCTGAAACGGTAAACATCAGTAAAAATCGATGTTTATATGTCCATATTCCATTTTGTCGTGTGCGTTGCACATATTGCAATTTTTTCCAACACGCCTCGAGCAAGCAACTGGTTGAAGATTACTTTGAAGCGCTAATGATTGAGCTTGAATGGAAAGCAAAACAACCTTGGACTCAAGCGGCGCCATTTCATGCTGTATACATTGGTGGTGGTACGCCTACGGACTTAACTGCGACTCAAATTGAAAGACTAGGGAAGAGGATTCAACAGCTTTTCCCCTTAACAACGGATTGCGAAATGACATTAGAAGGGCGAATTAACCGCTTCGACGATGAAATGTTCGATAAATCTCTTGAAGGAGGCTTCAATCGTTTCTCATTTGGTGTGCAGAGTTTTAATTCCAAAGTAAGGCGAGCAGCCAAGCGACTGGATGATAAAGAGTACGTATTAAATAGAATTCAAGAATTGAGCCATTCAGATCAAGCGCCAATTGTTGTCGATTTGCTCTATGGACTACCTTTCCAAACCAATGAAATATGGCAACAAGATTTGGAGGATTTTCTTGAAACCGGGGCTCATGGGGTCGATCTTTATCAGTTAATCGAGATGGGCGGCACGCCGATGAAAGGGTTGATTGAAAAAGGAAAACTTCCGGAACCTGCATCAACAGAAGAGAAAGCTTACATGTATAAATATGGTGTTGATTTTATGAATGAACATCATCTAAATCGCTTGAGCGTGAATCACTGGGCTCGAGATAACAGAGAGCGCAGCATTTACAACAGTTTAGCCAAAACAACAGCAGAAGTATTGCCTGTCGGGTGTGGTGCCGGTGGCAATGTTGGCGGTGTTGGAATAATGCAACACAGAACACTCGATGGCTATATTGACTCGATCAAAGCGGGAGAGATGCCAATCGCAATGATGACTCAATCAGCAGCTTCATCTGATCTCTATTCTATGATCAAAGCTGGATTTGACCGTGGTGTGCTGTCTAGGCGATTACTGCTTCAACATGCACCACAAGACCTGTTCAGTTACCTCATGCCACTTTTTTTACACTGGCAGAAAAATGGTTTGGTGAAAGTCAGTAACGATTATTTAAGCTTGACCTTAGCCGGTGAGTTTTGGGCAGTAACGCTGGCGCAAGGCGTTATTTCAGCATTAGCGAACGTCAATGTTCGTGCCGCATAAATTGATTTAAGAGTATTAACCGTGAATAAAGACGTACTAGAGTTATTGAAACAAGAACCTTCTTTGCTACCAAGTGATATTGCAAAGCAGTTAGATATTTCAGAAGCCGAAGTTGTTAAGTCATTGCCTGAAGAGATGGTGACAATGATTGAAGGTGGCGAGGCACAAAACATTTTGGAAGGTTTAGTAGGTTTTGGTGATGTTACGACGATCATTCATTCCTTCGGCTCAATTTTTGAAGTAAAAGCACCGTTTCCAAAAGGAAAAGTGGCACACGGCTACTACAATTTGATGGGGAGAAACGGGGAACTTCATGGCCATTTAAAGCTGGATCTAGTGTCAGATATCGCTTTAGTCAGTAAGCCATTTAGAGGAACAGAGAGCCATTACTTCGGTTTCTTTAATGAGGGTGGTGATTCGATATTTAAAATTTATCTAGGTCGCGATAAAAAACGTCAACTTCTTCCAGAACAGATCAGCGCATTTACATTACTTAAACAAAAATACA
It encodes:
- a CDS encoding energy transducer TonB; protein product: MLNFRYLTAASISLVIHTAVIWATPEKQAFAMPVGSQSSQVNIKLVSQSRPVAPASTPSPQSKTPETVKAESVKTEATKPKLNKSKSVKTKKPLPPKKTTTKKPVVEQKVVKTEKVVSKKQTAEPNQKTVKTEKKVTEPQTEAKPVASKSGATEKPQLITKPSFLKRPKAPRYPRIAQRKGIQGTALYEIWLNEHGKQVKQQLVTSSGTPILDEAALKAIRGWQFSPQVIDGQAIAHRVQIPVRFSLNK
- a CDS encoding MotA/TolQ/ExbB proton channel family protein — translated: MFNFSHLYSQLGIVALPLLCCSVITLALLLERTIQLLIYSGCSHNSIRKSLSQLDPTNGSGIDSLVDSLRKRRALSAKGNAMLLSHRHINKALREDVAGLWLQEKRYKLRSGLKILGLIGMISPLFGLLGTVLGLIDMFKSVAATTGSITPNILADGLGLAMRTTAIGLIIALPAISSAQLLGLWADRILARLEHSLNYTNLWIDGVFVTPLTNETNLTVPSGAST
- a CDS encoding FecCD family ABC transporter permease; its protein translation is MLLKYISYSKLLWINGALLLFIALSSIATGPMAITLFDSFSSLNPWLSGTPAHVDLIIHQVRLPRTLLCMLVGAILAISGVVMQGLFRNPLAEPGIIGVSAGAALGAALAIVLFSSVAQEYPMLMDFAAVPVFAFLGGAITTLIVYRLGTSKFGTSITVMLLAGVAISALSGAGIGYLNFIADDQMLRDLSLWSMGSLAGAKWTDLIFASVGLLILLTIFIRNASGLNALLLGEAEAKHLGVNVQSLKKRMIVLSAVGVGITVSLSGMIGFIGLIIPHLGRMLAGPNHKTLLPLSALLGGLLLTGADMFARVAVSPAELPVGIVTAIIGAPFFLYLLFTQRGKI
- a CDS encoding ExbD/TolR family protein; the encoded protein is MIKRPHIEASESQQPDLTPLLDIIFIVMVFLLLTATVKLQSLEVNLPSADTESVSEVDSQSITINILQEDPYWGLNGKSFLTWQSFTSELLEQVKTKPKFQVVIASDKAAEIQHMVKLLAFLQDNNIKATQILMDEK
- a CDS encoding heme/hemin ABC transporter substrate-binding protein, producing MLNNLKTSRNLASLVLALTFISAPSAAFAKERIISAGSAVTELIFALDAQESLVAVDVTSKMPQTENMPKIGYHRQLSPEGLLALKPTRIIGSDEMGPQSTLDLLAQSSINVNVVNTKPTIQGLLDRIDEIAKITNQTQKAASIKATVNQKVAKLNSNIPQDSKQKKVIYLLLHEGRAPYVAGKETTMDELIRLAGGINPASDSISSFKPVSMEAMLLMQPDVILVSNRSIKKLEGIDNIIKSIPTLSSTPAGQHKQVIGIKGSALVGGLGLATLDEAERLNTLLYQ
- a CDS encoding HAD family hydrolase, giving the protein MIKMLICDFDGTLDGGSSMGVTQLSNYLSEQPDLHFVIATGRTLPSIKEGLAGDNYLSPYCIISDIGTQIHHNFDVDLAWQNKLQSTWNKPKVEAVIQNFDFLGQCSEQHQSPYKITIEGTINEHQFAELESALKDNAIHVSLTYSHGWFLDITPKGITKAAAIHYLLEKNNLTPEEVCVAGDSANDTSMLTIDGINAILVANHYQEVAHLSSRENVYTSQATHAQGVLEGLRYWQNLS
- a CDS encoding heme ABC transporter ATP-binding protein, yielding MNSHSTAISASNISYQINNQLILDNVDIELQCGQVTTLLGPNGAGKSTLLKILCGEIESNSNIHYFDQHKQRWNSQNLAKQLGVLPQHSTLSFAFNAQEVVELGGLPLELPNKELQAITSNMMEKTGIGHLAQRLYPSLSGGEKQRVHLARVLTQVSQSSRKIIMLDEPTSALDLAHQHNTLRLARQLANEGAAVIIVMHDLNLAAQYSDRVIVLKSGKLQADGTPWEAITPTMIEHVYGHQTFVQSHPTLDFPTVYAI